The window CCAAGACCTTTTAGTTTGTTGTTTCTAATCACAAAGTCATAAAGCTGTGTATCGGCAAAGTATGCTATGACGATGCCACTTAAACAGACGACGATTGCGACCAAGTCCCAGATGCTCAAAGGCTTATTGACAGAGTGCACAATGTTTAAGGGTAGAGATAATCCAATCAGAAACACCTGCAAATGTGACAAGTGAAAATTAGAAAACAAAGAGCATTCATTTCATTGCACATCAATAAAACCAAGCAGAAAATTAGCCAAACTGGTTCAGGGATTTCATTTAAACAAGTGAAATTTCACTTTAGTCCATGAATTCGTAAGCATTAATCCTAAAGGTTTGTAAAAAGGGTGGTCTAGTACACAAGGCGAGATCTGAAGCCGGTCGATGATGCACACACCCTTACCCTTACCCTTTCAAGCAGAGAGGCACCAAATCATCACAAGACAACAATGCTATCATTACACCAACACTTACACTCTGGTTTCTAACTTCCAACCATTTCTTGATTAACATATCATCCATGGTTAGTTCAAAGagattctctttctttcttttttatttgtgaaATGCAATATATGATTATAGTTACTTTACAATTACAGCTGCAAATTTTTCATAATAGCGCAAGTACCAAATAAAACATGGATCCAAAAACCAGAATAAACCTCCCCAACAACAAGATTATACTCGCATGCAAAAGTCATTCCCAACCAGGCACAAAGTATGATTGTATTGGATTCAGAACCCATACAATCACTAACCAAAACAAAACTCATGACTAAATCCTTCAAGAATCAAGTAATTCGAAAATGACATTATTCAACTTGCATCCTCCCATACCCTAGAATGATCATCAATTACCATGACCAGCAATTACAATTTCAGCTTTCACGTCTTCATTCTTTATGAAGTTCAAGCATCAATATATTCATAACTCAAAGCAACAAATGTTACCAATACACACAAATTATGAATGCATCGAATTTCTAAAGTGACATATATTGTTGAACCACAAGAGTAAAAcaaaaaacatataaataaattatgacCTGCTGAGAGACATAGACAGCAAAGAATGAAATCCACCACCATTGCTTCCCATACTGCTGGCTCATCTCAGTGAAACGCCAATCCTCCCTCGCACCCCATTGCCATCTCTCTCTCCTGAAGTAGTTATGAGTGAGCCTCAAACTCCATATCCAAGTCAATGTCACCACAATCCAAGACCTCCACCAATTAAACTGTGCCAAAGGGTGACTTGCATAATAGTGAACAAGCATAACAGGTATAACTGTCCAATACGGATCAATCAACTGTAACAACAAAACCATAACCAAATCAACTTCATTAGCTCAAACTCTCAACTTTAGAGGAACCCAGAAAGGGAAATATTGTAGCTAGTGCTGTGAAGCATTAGAGAAACTAGAATAGTACTGAATAAGAGAAAATTTTATTAGAATGAGTGAGTTTATACAGTCATGGCATAGCTTTATATAGCTAAGCATGTAACAGAATGATAACAGCTAACAACCAATCACAAGCTTATCATCATAACAACAGCTTAACTAACAGCCTTTATCTACACCCTTAATAGGAAACAAATTACAAATGTGATTTTTGAGTCACTGTTCAATTAAcaagctaaaaaataaaaatgtcaattTTGCTGAAGCCCAGAGAATAAAAACGTGAATTTGAGTGAGAATTTCATCAGTCCAATTAACAAGCTAAAAATGTCAACTTTGGAGATGCccagaaaataaaaaagtgaatttCAGTGAGAATTTCATCACAGTCCAATTAACAAGCTAAATCACAGTCCAATTAAAAAGCTAAAAAATGTCAACTTTAGAGATACCCAGAAGGGAAAAATCTGAATGTTGAGTCAGAACTTCATAAGTAGAAGCCAAAAATGCCAACTTCAAAGATGCCCAGAAAGGAAAAATGAGAACTTGAGTAAGAAATTCATTAATATGTACCCAGTGACTACGCTGGAATTGGCCTATGATCCAGAAGAGAACATTAACGTTGAAGAAGAAGAGTGCATTGGCCAATAAAAGTGGGTGGTGGTAGCACCAAGAATAGAATGTTGACCAAAAAGGTTCAAGTTTTGTTGAGAAATTTGACTGATCATCATAATGTTTGAGGAATGAGAGGTAGATGATGATGGAAGGAAGAGGAACCAGGAATGCTATGACAGCGTTATTCAGGTTTCCACTGAGTACCATGTTGTAGCGTGTATTTTGGGTTCTTAGTTGCATCACACATTCAAAGTTCAAACCTATATATAGATCTTTTAAGAGGGGAAACAAATAAAATGAGGAAAAATCCCCAAACTATAAGTAGTTAATAATAATCTAGTTCTATAGACATATATAATTgtttatacaaaaataatatgtatatataaaacaaTCATTATATATTGGTTATACAAAAATACTATACATAAAAAAAACAGttattatgtatataaatatatgtgttctTTCacatatttttaatgtgtattttatattttaatttttaacatatattctatataagtagaagtaattaatttggtaactgatttttatgtatatttaataTGATTGTTGTATATTTAACCAACTTAAATTAGTTAAGTGGTTAGTTTACTTGTTTGATTAAGTAAGTGTCGGATTTAAATAAAGTTCTGATTTGCGACAAATTAATCCTTATCTTGGTAAAGATACTGCGGcaagtaaaaaaataattgttgagtatatttacatatattattttatatattttaatatatatattttacattctaacatttattttatacaaataactaATTAGTAATAATTTTTATGTGCATGCAACACGATTGtagttttaaatataaatattgaatTTACATTCTGGTAATAATCCCTAATTTATGTGTCACTGCTATTGCACAAAGATATAAGTCAGAACAAATCACTTGCTGCTTGTGGTTTCCTACAAGCAGCTCCATACACACACAATGATGAATTAAAAACTGATACAAATATAATTTCTCTTGTACAGAAATCTACCTAGTTTTCTACTTTTCTCACAATAACTGCTTTAAGTCAAAAAATCAAGGAAGTTGGAGAAACATAGTATATCTTAATATAGATGTTAGAGTTTATGACAATAAGTCAATAAGTGAACCCAAACATATCATAAATTAAGTGACATTACGTTATACAACAATGCTTAGCAGTCTTGTAATGATGTTTACATTCCTATAGTGGTGCCCTTAATCATAGATTAGTATCTAGTCACATGACAACTTCATCATGAAAACCTGGTCCCCTACTTCCCTTTCTGCTTCTTCTATTGCCTTTGAAGGTTATCATGCCCAACACTTTCATTCTACGCAGAAAGGAGTGGAAAAGAATCTCATTGTGCCAAACTTGAGCTGGAAGGCCAATAGAATATTTAAATACAaaccaatttgggttggtcgagtagTCAGCTCACTTATCcgtttaagcaagtgtcgggaatTCGAATCTCGTCTTGTGCatacagcaacccattggccagcagcAGACCTTAAATGGAGTTTAGATCTGCAATGAATTAATTGTTAGTTGTCGTGTTGGAAAATACTGTGGACAAAAGAAATATTCAAATACAATGTATACGATAAAAGATGATTGACATAACTgataaaaaatgacttaaaattttataagaaattaaattcaattttcacTAATAATATAACTACTATTTAACAAGTGATTCGTAAATACTTTTCTAAATGtctaaaatataaaaagacatgttttaactttaataaaatgGTTGGTATAAAACTAATTGCTGGCATGATAGAGTTTACTAGAATATTTGTGCAACAAATACTTATTTAGAAGATCTTGTGCTATTAAATAGGCATAGAGTATAAAAGATCATTATAATCTAAAGTATAGCAGCATATCTGCAATACTAATGCTTCCACATGTCTCTCATTATGAGCAAGttctttttgaaaatttgatgcaATTTTCTTGATGAAAAGATACTAGCACCATAACTAGTTACATTTTGATAATGATGCTGCTACTAcaattttattgataatatttctTTACTACTATGCCAAATGTAAAATCACCATTAGATCATTCATGATGAGATAAAGGAAGTGTGTGATATTTGATCTAGGAGTAAAAGTTATCAGAGTTGAACTCTTGTAATAATATAGGAAGATTCTATGATAGTATTGAAAGGTTTACATCAAAAGCATTTCAAAAAATTCATAATGAAAATAGTACAAAATTTGATATCAATATCCCTAAAATTAGACACCACAAAGTATGTCAAAATTTATAGACCTCTATGAGTATCAAGCTCCCTAAGTAATCTCTCTATACATGAAGAACATCTCATCATAGTTCAACACTCCCCCAAAGAAGGCTTTTAGAGCAACAAGGTTGAGTTGCATCCAAAAGTTCATTGATTTTCTTGCCCTTGATGATCATTGTGCTGGTTATCACCATCATGTTCGGGTTCCGGTCCACCATCCTCATAAGTAACCCATGGTAGCATTGACTCAAACAAGACAGCCAATGCATTCCGATTTGCGACCGGCCGAGGCGCATGGCCATTGCCTTGCAAATTAGCAAATTGGTTCTCATCCTGTATTGGACCCCCCTCCCTCATCATCCTTGGACCACCAATGAAATGTTGCAGATTCTCTTGCGGAATGGACGCAACCGAGTCCGAGAAATCAGATACCAACAGATGTCCATACCTAACAAACATACAAAATGAGTGTGATTATTTAAAAGACCAACCTACCATGATGAACTGCATCCTAAGTTTCATGTCGAATAGGATTAATCATGCTACTTTCTTTTGCTTTCAATTATATGGTAAACAGATGAACAAGCTTCAAACATGTTGATTCCTTGTAACCTCATCAAACAATTATCTATCAAGTATATGGATTATCAGCAGTTCAGCACCAATGTTACTAATGCCGAGCAACATGCATTTCTTTGTGTCTGATACTCGACCTCTTGCGCATTCCCTAATTCTATATCATGTGCATCTTACAAGGTTCTCTTATAGCACAAAAAGAATAAAACTTGTAGCTCAGATATATCAACAGGCCTGCCCAATGCTTTATGAGTTACATTAGTTAACCACCACTTACTCATCCCAAAATCCAAATAGAATCAATTGTGTACCAAGATTAGAATACTAGATATCCCTACAAACAGGTTCACAATGGTTTGCAAAACATCATaccataaaatataaacaaaatagatAGAAAGAAACACATACTCGTTTTTCTCGGATGAGAAAGCTTCTTTTCTGACACAAGCCCAATCCTTAACTTCACTTTGATTATTTTCTATGGTCTTAACCACTTGTAGTGCAGCATCACTTAACAATTTTTGTAGATCAGGAAGCCTCCAAATAAGataatttctctcaacataaatattaattaagtGGTCTTGAGATTGAATGcctgtttgatctgatcggaaAAACGTATGCTTGAGAATATCTGTCCAAATGCGATCTTTCAAGGGTACTTTGGCGACGAGCTTCTTTATGACCGAAGGGTGGAGCATCAATGCTTGTTTCATGAGATCAGATGAAGACGACTTCTCAGAATCTACACTAGCATCATTGGAGGCAGCCTCGCGCTCAAGGTAAAACCGACAAATGGCAAGGGAAAAAGAGATATTTGGAAACAACCAAATGGAGTTATCACTTTTGTAATCTTCAGAAAATTTTTCCAGCCATGCATACTCCTCGGCCCTTAAAGCAAAGTAGTCGATGCAGAAAATAGCCCCCATTGGATCATCAGAATCCAGAGAAAGCAACAATTTACAGACCTCTAAAGCAGATCTATGGCAACCACGCCTGTCCAAATTTTTCATGTGAGTGAAAAGAGCTGTGAACATGGGCTTGTTAGTGTCATGACCAAACTTCAGTTGGCAATTACCCTGCAATGGAGTGAACATGGGATGCCATGCACATTCAAGGGCATATAGACACTTGGCAATAGCATCTGCAGACATCTGTTGCTCTCCCACTACCTTGAAATACTCTGCCATTGTTAGAAGCGAATCTAGATGATATGGATGGTACAACAATACACTAGCTAGAGCATTTAAGTCATTTATTGCTTTGGAAGCTTCAAATGCACCTTGAGCTTGGGAGTAGGAAGACGAGTGTACATATCTACATAATAGGAACAAACAATGAGGGGAAATTACCAGTAGTTAAATAAGATTACGATAACCATAAACATCAAAATAGGATATGAGGATGCAAAGTACAATATTTATATTCAGTTCTTAACTCATTTGGGTTCTCACTGTGGAAACTGTTTAAGAATCACTAGTTAAATacataaaaagaatttgaatatcAGATACCATAAGTAAGTCTACCCTTCAACACATCC is drawn from Arachis hypogaea cultivar Tifrunner chromosome 12, arahy.Tifrunner.gnm2.J5K5, whole genome shotgun sequence and contains these coding sequences:
- the LOC112726631 gene encoding LOW QUALITY PROTEIN: uncharacterized protein C594.04c-like (The sequence of the model RefSeq protein was modified relative to this genomic sequence to represent the inferred CDS: inserted 2 bases in 1 codon), yielding MQLRTQNTRYNMVLSGNLNNAVIAFLVPLPSIIIYLSFLKHYDDQSNFSTKLEPFWSTFYSWCYHHPLLLANALFFFNVNVLFWIIGQFQRSHWLIDPYWTVIPVMLVHYYASHPLAQFNWWRSWIVVTLTWIWSLRLTHNYFRRERWQWGAREDWRFTEMSQQYGKQWWWISFFAVYVSQQVFLIGLSLPLNIVHSVNKPLSIWDLVAIVVCLSGIVIAYFADTQLYDFVIRNNKLKGLGKPMVPVLDSGLWHYCRHPNYFGEQLWWWGLALFSWSLGYRWSFLGALVNTMCLAYVTRLVEERMXRAESFRVYQKTTSVWVPWLKSYPSTAKYKKSA
- the LOC112726632 gene encoding uncharacterized protein, whose protein sequence is MFFLSSQKKKSLFFSPRFFFFLLLIIIVIEFEEEIFIFSLWAVLGGWLVQLIEGLKTMSHRLVKKVLNQQLHLPQQEEIHLKPQEDDEDEEDEQNDDHSANRSSINPFDLLNDQDSDPAEEQDQGDELQSTNETVVRYDNKEESSSKKDTSSKSKKKKKKKNKDSSVANKGGAEKELDLILENLSLDVNSSSEQNVSTKAKAVNAKEQNKSFKQNAISVLQVDPKYLNAENELKRIFGSKVVKSFESSSSSNIQASSSRQMRGVRRGHYNLRKTVLVTPAGHWPRWDGSFSMEFLETKNGYNYFKYVHSSSYSQAQGAFEASKAINDLNALASVLLYHPYHLDSLLTMAEYFKVVGEQQMSADAIAKCLYALECAWHPMFTPLQGNCQLKFGHDTNKPMFTALFTHMKNLDRRGCHRSALEVCKLLLSLDSDDPMGAIFCIDYFALRAEEYAWLEKFSEDYKSDNSIWLFPNISFSLAICRFYLEREAASNDASVDSEKSSSSDLMKQALMLHPSVIKKLVAKVPLKDRIWTDILKHTFFRSDQTGIQSQDHLINIYVERNYLIWRLPDLQKLLSDAALQVVKTIENNQSEVKDWACVRKEAFSSEKNEYGHLLVSDFSDSVASIPQENLQHFIGGPRMMREGGPIQDENQFANLQGNGHAPRPVANRNALAVLFESMLPWVTYEDGGPEPEHDGDNQHNDHQGQENQ